A portion of the Bubalus kerabau isolate K-KA32 ecotype Philippines breed swamp buffalo chromosome 1, PCC_UOA_SB_1v2, whole genome shotgun sequence genome contains these proteins:
- the LOC129647155 gene encoding apolipoprotein L3-like — protein MSSEDPRDRSESQSFFEDVIEYFRESVRWEQLQFLLTEDKPWKNFVIEADLSREEADVLREYLIKLQTDLPGEVQDRLQKYQQEKERFLKEFPQVKQKLKESIRKLCELADDVDKVHRNCTISHVVASSTGIASGTLRILGLVLAPFTAGLSLGLSAAGIGLGAAAAVTGLSTMVVENVNTSSAESQASLLDIAKIISYVNDLYQVKDFGRHICGIRVARGNSRLVATAQRCITTGRDSLRSAQQVSRYFGATRPARIGSGVLSGLFMALDVYSLVKNTQDLQEGAKTASAENMRQKAQELEKELEKLTWIYENLQ, from the exons ATGAGCTCAGAAGATCCCAGGGACCGCTCAG AGAGCCAAAGCTTTTTTGAGGATGTCATTGAGTATTTCCGGGAGAGTGTGAGATGGGAACAACTGCAATTCCTGCTCACTGAAGACAAACCCTGGAAGAATTTTGTGATCGAGGCCGATTTGTCCAG GGAAGAGGCAGATGTACTCCGTGAATATCTGATCAAGCTCCAAACAGACTTGCCTGGGGAGGTCCAAGACAGGCTCCAAAAATACCAGCAGGAAAAGGAGagatttttgaaagagtttccTCAGGTAAAACAGAAGCTGAAGGAGAGCATAAGAAAGCTCTGTGAGCTCGCAGACGATGTTGACAAGGTGCACAGGAACTGCACCATCTCCCATGTGGTAGCTTCCTCCACCGGCATTGCGTCTGGCACCCTGAGAATCCTTGGGCTGGTTCTGGCACCCTTTACAGCAGGCCTCAGTCTTGGACTCTCAGCCGCTGGAATAGGGCTGGGAGCAGCGGCTGCTGTAACAGGTTTGTCCACCATGGTGGTGGAAAATGTAAACACGTCATCAGCAGAATCCCAGGCCAGTCTCCTTGACATAGCCAAAATAATTTCCTATGTAAATGATCTCTACCAAGTTAAAGATTTTGGGAGGCATATTTGTGGCATCAGGGTGGCCAGAGGCAACTCTCGATTAGTAGCCACTGCTCAGCGCTGCATAACCACTGGGCGAGACTCTCTCCGAAGTGCCCAGCAGGTGAGTAGATATTTCGGAGCGACTAGACCAGCTCGCATTGGGAGTGGAGTCCTGTCAGGTTTATTCATGGCGCTGGACGTGTATTCCCTGGTGAAAAACACACAGGACTTGCAGGAGGGGGCAAAGACAGCATCAGCTGAGAACATGAGGCAGAAAGCCCAGGAGCTGGAGAAGGAGTTGGAGAAGCTCACCTGGATCTATGAGAATCTGCAATAG